The genomic segment AAGAACATACAAATAAACTATGGGACAATGCGAAATACTTTAAAAAAGCTATGAAAGCTTTAGGCTTTGATATAGGAATTTCACAAACCCCAATTACCCCTGTCATGATTGGGGATGATGCGAAGACTATGGAGTTTTCTAAAGCATTGTTAGATGANNNNNNNNNNGCGTGTTTGTCTCTGGAATTGTATTCCCTACCGTTCCAAAAGGGAAGGGACGCTGCAGAGTAATGATCAGTGCTTCACACACCAAAGAAGATTTAGATCAAGCGATTAAAGCGTTTGAAAAGGTAGGAAAAACACTGAGCGTTATTTGACGCTCAGTGTGCTTTTATGCGGAAATATATTGGATTTTCTATTTTAGCGTTTTTTACTTTGGTGTTATTTTTCTCTTCAACGATTAATGTCTTTATGATT from the Methanocalculus natronophilus genome contains:
- a CDS encoding aminotransferase class I/II-fold pyridoxal phosphate-dependent enzyme, coding for MKEWLLHRGRPLLFSTALPPSATAATIESVKMLMESEEHTNKLWDNAKYFKKAMKALGFDIGISQTPITPVMIGDDAKTMEFSKALLD